In a single window of the Acidimicrobiia bacterium genome:
- a CDS encoding excisionase yields the protein MPETSSFFLGHDDDGAGPVGEAFEHHDLPTNLDWDSLLDVRWVSLTEAETSVGVSRSALRSWYRSGQIPSRLVDGPFGPQREVPIEAVLARAANSTRITRKVGREVTLEAEVALLRDRVEELETRIADLEGRK from the coding sequence GTGCCCGAGACCTCGAGCTTCTTCCTGGGCCATGACGACGACGGTGCGGGCCCGGTCGGTGAAGCGTTCGAACATCACGACCTCCCGACGAATCTCGACTGGGACTCGTTGCTCGACGTGCGGTGGGTTTCTCTCACCGAAGCTGAAACGTCCGTCGGCGTGTCCCGCTCGGCGCTGCGCAGCTGGTACCGGAGCGGGCAGATTCCCTCCCGGCTCGTCGACGGGCCCTTCGGTCCGCAGCGCGAGGTCCCCATCGAAGCGGTGCTCGCCCGCGCGGCGAATTCCACGCGTATCACTCGCAAGGTCGGACGCGAGGTCACGCTCGAAGCCGAGGTCGCGCTGCTGCGCGACCGGGTAGAGGAGCTCGAGACGCGGATCGCCGATCTCGAGGGACGGAAATAG
- a CDS encoding amidohydrolase family protein yields MTDRNDDQLPVELGPVSNGEYVPPPQSPALREAERRARDLIDRQSRRRGMSRRDFLRTSMATAAVFIVLDACTSEEHQARTGRKPGGTLALPEETAVDPDAARNALGGDEFVFDLQTHFLEYDLSTPTGNFGSSFPQASCGEADARACFSIDHYLEQVFLRSDTNYAVVSAIPASDNNGPLSTAHMDDARRIADQLCGDGRILMHGQALPALGNLDARLDAMNALMDEYPIAAWKVYTHAPSPWFLDDHDPRVPQVGNAFLDRIRATGVKIVSVHKGFGGGSPYAAPVDIGPAASAHPDIRFVVYHSGYEATTTEGPYHEDGRGVDRLVRTLQDAGVASGANVYAEIGSTWFNVMRDPDQAAHTLGKLLVAVGPDNLVWGTDSIWYGSPQAQIEAFRAFEITREYQEQFGYPALTAELKRKILGVNGATLYGVQPNTARCDFTPDELEQARAALPARPASYGPRTAGAVYAHMADHGWVGF; encoded by the coding sequence GTGACCGACCGCAACGACGACCAGCTCCCGGTCGAGCTCGGGCCGGTCTCCAACGGCGAGTACGTGCCGCCGCCGCAATCGCCGGCCCTGCGCGAAGCTGAGCGTCGCGCCCGCGACCTGATCGATCGGCAATCGCGTCGGCGCGGGATGTCGAGGCGCGACTTTCTCCGCACCAGCATGGCAACCGCCGCGGTCTTCATCGTGCTCGACGCGTGCACGAGCGAAGAGCACCAAGCGCGCACGGGGCGTAAGCCCGGCGGCACGCTGGCGCTCCCCGAGGAGACTGCCGTCGACCCCGACGCGGCCCGCAACGCGCTCGGCGGCGACGAGTTCGTCTTCGACCTCCAGACGCATTTCCTCGAGTACGACCTCTCGACGCCAACCGGAAACTTCGGCAGCAGCTTCCCGCAAGCGTCGTGCGGGGAAGCCGACGCACGCGCGTGCTTCTCGATCGACCACTATCTCGAACAGGTCTTCCTGCGCTCCGACACCAACTATGCAGTCGTGAGCGCAATCCCCGCGTCCGACAACAACGGTCCGTTGTCGACCGCGCACATGGACGACGCGCGGCGCATCGCCGACCAGCTCTGTGGCGACGGCCGCATCCTGATGCACGGTCAGGCGCTCCCCGCGCTCGGCAACCTCGACGCGCGCCTCGACGCGATGAACGCGCTGATGGATGAATATCCGATCGCCGCATGGAAGGTGTACACGCACGCGCCGTCACCGTGGTTCCTCGACGACCACGACCCGCGCGTGCCGCAGGTCGGGAACGCGTTCCTCGACCGGATTCGCGCAACCGGCGTGAAGATCGTGTCGGTTCACAAGGGCTTCGGCGGTGGCAGCCCCTACGCGGCGCCGGTCGACATCGGGCCCGCGGCGTCGGCGCACCCCGACATCCGCTTCGTCGTGTACCACAGCGGCTACGAGGCGACGACCACGGAAGGTCCGTACCACGAAGACGGTCGAGGCGTCGACCGCCTCGTCCGCACGCTGCAGGATGCCGGCGTCGCGTCGGGCGCGAACGTGTACGCGGAGATCGGTTCTACGTGGTTCAACGTCATGCGGGATCCCGACCAGGCCGCGCACACACTCGGCAAGCTGCTGGTCGCGGTCGGTCCCGACAACCTCGTGTGGGGCACCGATTCGATCTGGTACGGCTCACCCCAGGCGCAGATCGAGGCGTTCCGTGCGTTCGAGATCACCCGGGAGTACCAGGAGCAGTTCGGGTACCCGGCGCTGACAGCCGAGCTCAAACGCAAGATCCTCGGCGTGAACGGGGCGACGCTCTACGGGGTGCAGCCGAACACCGCGCGCTGCGACTTCACCCCCGACGAGCTCGAGCAGGCACGTGCCGCGCTCCCGGCGCGGCCGGCCTCGTACGGGCCGCGAACCGCCGGCGCGGTGTATGCACACATGGCCGACCACGGTTGGGTCGGGTTCTGA